The nucleotide sequence attaaattcataagGTTCGAATTATATGCAACTTCTGAATAATTATAATGTTATGGGTATTTTATataatacaaaatacaaaaataatttaaatcctgtacaatattttttttgtatttatgagctattaaaaatgaaCGAAAAAATATTGTATGAGGAGAGAGGGTGAGCTattaaaaatgaatgaaaaaatattgtatgaaatttgattttttttgtatggGTTGTTGTATAAAATACTAATatcattataattatttattttgaaacagAGTACAACTAAGATTTTATtaacaattttaaataaaatatttttataaaattttaaaattttttattatgagcactttttgtaattattataaataattttataaaatttaaaaatggctTAACAGATGTTATGAGTAAATCGTCTGATAAAAAAACTCATTACAAAATTGGTCGTATATATGATTAATCGGTGAACCATTAAAACTGGTTGGTTTTTTTAAAAGGTTTCCGGTTTGTTAATAACTCCTCCAAACGGTGTCGTTTTgacttaaaaaaaaaactgaatccCCAACGGCTTAAGCCCGTAACCCATTCCCACTCCCACActtctctcctctcctctctgaAATTGATGTGAAAATGAAAGGCCAAATCTATAACAGTTGAGATTCTTGAAGAAAATGAAAGGCCAAATCTACATGGAGCTATTCAAAATTACATGGTACATAGTTCATGTGGTCTGTACAACAAGAATTCACATTGCATGAAAGAATGGATCATGTTCAAAGTTCTATCCTAAAGAGTTTAGACAGTGAACACTCATTGATGAGGCCGGATTTTCCAAATATAGGCGTACTGATAACGGTCGAACAGTGAAGAAAAGGGAATGTGTACTAGACAATAAGTTCATTGTTTCGTATAATCCAGAATTGTTGCTCAAGTTCAGGTGCCACATAAATGTGGAATACACATGCCAAACAAGTTCTATTAAGTATCTGTTTAAGTATGTACACAAGGATAATGACCGTGTAACAGCTACTCTATACAATGCTGGTGATCTGTCAGAAGCCACACAAGTTGTTGACGAAAGAGCAATATCTCATAAGTCCATGTTTTTGGGATGGATGACGGCGAACATGTCATATCCCTATACTCGAAGTCTAACTTATGCTGAGTTTCCAACCAAGTTTGCTTGGAAGGACGATTCTTCAAAGTGGTTTCCTCGAAAGAAAGGCTTCGCAATTGGAAGACTCATGTACCAACAGGTAATGACGAgtttatattcaattttgatcttacttatttaatgatttaaatttaaaatcttaacagCCTATACCCCACGTCCATTTTATTCGATTTATCTACACTAGAAAATAAATGTTCAAATAACTTTCAACAGTTATAATCTGTAGattatacaattttttatttttctatattttttaggaAAATTATTCTTATGCGGATGTGTAGctacataataattaaaatagcgTAGCTTAATCCATTTAACAACTTAAAAGTGGGATTTTAACCAAATTTTTTGCAGCAAATATTGAAGAATATTACCAACGACTTCTCTTGAATACTCAGAGAGGATGTATGAGTTTTCGAGATATAAGAACAGTAGGAGGAACAATTTATGCTATGTATAAAGATGCATGCTTCACCCTTGGACTCTTGCAAGATGACAAATAATTCATTGATGCAATTAAGGAAGCAAGCTCATGGGCCTCAGGATCATATGTTAGGAGGTTATTTGTCATTCTATTAACATCCAACAATATCTCAAGACCAGAACATGTCTGGGATAGATGTTGGCATGAACTCTCAGATGATATTTTGTATCGACAGAGAGCTGTGATGAACATGAGGGGTGAGTTTTTATTAATTACAATGATAAAATTCTTCCTTATTgatcatttttagtttgattgaatttttaCAGTATCATATAATATGCAGAGTTAACAATGTCAGATGATGAGATTAAGCAGTTGTGCTTAATGGATATAGACAAGATCTTACATTCCTATGGTAAAACCTTGAAAGACTATCCTCCAATGCCTTTAGCAACTGAAGTTGATAGTTCTTTGTTAATCGAAATGGTTATTAGGGAAGAGCTAAACTTTAACAAGGATGATTTAAAGAAAAATGCCTCAGACATGTTAGTCATCGCAACACCTGAGCGGAGATATGCATTCGATAAAATTGTTACAGCTGTGTATTGTGATGAAGGGGGATTTTTTCTTTGTGTATGGTCATGGGGGTACTGGAAAAACATTTCTCTGCAACCTTATGTCTGCTGAGATTCGCTCAAGGGGTGATATAGTGTTAAACGTTGCTCCGAGTGGTATTGCATCTTTACTTCTTCCCAATAGAAGAACGGCACACTCAAGGTTCAAAATACCGCTGAATATAACTGAGGATTCTGTATGTAACATCAAACCTGGTTCCCCTCAAGCAATGTTGCTGTTGAAAGCCAAACTTATAATTTGGGATGAGGCTCCAATGGTTAGTAGGTACTGCTATGAAGTGCCTGATAAATGCTTGGGTGATATCATGAGGTGTTCTCCAACATATAGCAAAGATTTGCCctttggaggaaaagtggttATACTAGGTGGAGACTTTAGACAAATTCTTCCTGTCATTTTACGAGGATCGAGACAAGATATCGTTCATTCAACCGTGAATTCGTCTTACCTTTGGAAGTTTTGTCAAGtgctcaaactaacaaaaaatatgAGACTCTCTGTAGGGACGACTGCTTCAGATCAAGATGAGACAGAGCAATTTGGTGAGTGGTTATTGAAAGTTAGTAATGGTCTTATAGGTGACAATATGGATGGTGAATCTGAGATATGTCTTCCAAGagatattgttattccttcttcggaccaggcatttgatgagttggttcatttttcttatccaaatattttggaaAACATGTCCTCAAAAGATTTTTTCAAAGCAAGAACTATACTGGCTCCCACACTAGACATCGTTGAGAGGTCAACAACCATCTGATGGCTATCATTCCTGGAGggaaaaaaattatatcataGTTCGGATTCCATTTGTATGGATGAAGGGAATATGGAGAGTCAGCTAGATCTCTATGGTCTTGAATTATTGAATAGCATAAATTGCTCTGGTTTGCCTCTACATAAATTAATACTCAAGATTGGTGTTTCAGTGATGTTACTGAGGAATATTGACTAATCTAGTGGTCTTTGTAATGGTACAAGGCTACAAGTTAGGAAGTTTGGAAATCATGTCATAGAATGTGAAGTCTTAATGGGTAATAATGTTGGTCATATTGCTTTGATTCCAAGAATGAATATGGTACCAACAAATGAAACCGTCTCAGTTAGATTCCAATGAAGACAGTTTCCTATAATAGTATCGTTTGCCATGACAATTAACAAGTTTCAGGGACAAACTTTATCTCATATTGGATTGTACTTGCCCAAACCAGTTTTTACACATGACCAACTATATGTGGCactttcaagagttaagagtaagagaggttTAAAAGTTTTACTTATGAATCATGTAGGAATATTTGCAAATTCAACCATCAATGTTGTTTATAGAAAAGTCTTTGAAAAAATAGTATTctaatgtaaatattttaattttattttaaattctgtatcattgtataattattttaccttaaaaaatataaaataattattactcactttttttaagttaaactttgattttaatatatattttacttttataaattttttcgtGCTGAGCACGGGGTCATACACTAGTTATAGGTCATATAAACAATGTCACCTAGTCTTTAATGCTCTAATTGGTTACTCCTCCTTGAAcgaatttattcaaaaaaattccAGTTTCTCTCACATCCATATGAAGAAGATGTTTAATGAAAAAGATGAATTACCATTTTTTGTAAATTAAGAATTTAGGAGCACTCTCACCGTATAGCCTCCACTATTCACCTAAATAGATATAAAAATCAAATATCGTTTATCATTCAATATTTAAAAAATCTTCAAACTAAATTGAActtataaataaaataacttaCTAACATCGAGTCTCTTTGTTGCTCTCAAAGTACTTTTCTtcccaatttttttttacaattttcatACAATTGAATCTCACGTGAAATCAAATTGGATGGTCCAATTTTAGTcatctaaaaaatttaaattttgggtACCAAAATCGGACCAAAGAGTTgtagtttgttattttttaaagaaattaaaatactaaTCTGTCTAATTAGACCATTAAAtaattctttttaataaaaaagataaatcagACTATCTGATTTGCGTTCCTtcaattttgtttgattttttttttgcactTACCTACAATTCTGTGTTACACGCCTAGGTCCAGATAACACAATAAAGCACAATACTTTTttcaatattaaaattaaaaagctgAAAAACTACCATTTTTATCCCGAAAAATTTAGAATATTCATAAATAtatcctaaaaaaaataaaattgatgttGCATCTATGATAGATAGATTTTAGTTTATAAAACTActcaaattctaaaaatatctacctaaaatttctaaaaaaaaaaatattattcatacACTAAATACTCTTGACACTCGTGTAAAAATACAGTTGCATTGTTACTAATTAATTATGtacttaaattattttttaattagaaaaataaagagaacacGTGTTTGGTTGTTAAGAAAAtactaatattaaaataatatttattataaagtGTGTTGACAGAGGAGGATTGAATTTCTAAAATAAtgttctctaatcctaatttcattttcaaattcactCTATTTCTAACTCTTAGTTAACCCTATCCTTTGTCTCTTTTAACCAAATCGGAAACTCCTACTTTCTTACCATTCACTACCTATGCACCATCATCCTTATTTTTTGCATTATGCAATCGCCTTACCAACACTTCTTCTCTTATTCTTACTTTCAACAGTATCTGTTCTTTTTTCTTATCCATTGTCATTATTTatctttattattattgaaaaattAAAACTTTCATGTCTCCTATAAGATACTATAAGGGTAGAGAATGTGAAACGATTAAAATACATGATGTGATTCAAGATATAATATTGTGGTTAAGACATGATgaagataaaaataaagatatgaCATTATGGTTAGGGCATGAGGAAGTATTTTAAATAATGGAACTTGAAAGATTTAAAGGACATatcaatataaaatttaaaatattagaattaataattaattaatttactaTATAAAAATAGTAACTTAATTGTGAAAAATTTGAGTTTaagataaataaattattttttcttaaagGCAATTGATGATGAGTTTTACCACATTGTATTATGCAAAAATCCTTATTAAAAATTCTAACTCTCGAACTCATAAATCGATGCCAAGTCTATGATCAAAGCCTCGCACTCAACTTAATTATTTGAAATATAGAAATTGTATTTTATTAATTCCTTAATAAGTACATCATTTCCTTTAATTAAAAGTATGCGAGCTTAGCCACCATGTTGGTTGGAAGCTCCATCCACATACATTGACTAGTTTTTAGGATTATGTTGTTCTGACATTATCTTTTCTGCTAGAAAATACGCCATCACTTGTACTTTGATGGTATTTTTCACCTCAAACAGATGTCAAATTAGGATAACTATATTGTCTGACTTAGCATGCACTTTATAAAAGTCGTCGGTTGTTAGTTTTTACGATTATAACATGACTTTGGAAATATTAGCATAATTGACAAGACGATGTAAGTAAGGTGAAAATGAATTTTTTAAGTTTTGCATAATTTAGCTTAGGACCTTGAAGTATTTTACAAACAAATTGCCTTTCATGTTCTAGAACTAATACTACAACAATAGTTCTATCAATGATTGCTAGATAAAGTACGACTTATTTGTCATTGATTCGCGAGAATAGGAGGTGGGCAAGACTTCTTTAAACTGGAATAAATTGTAAAGGTCTTCTCGCATTCTTCTATCCACGCAAAGGTGGTACCCTTCTTAAGTAAGTTGACGAAGGGCATAGCTTTCATTATCGAAGCCCTAAAAAATGGGATGATGCTGTGAGTTGACCTACCTATCAATTGTTGTATATCCTTAACTGCAGCTGGACTTGTCAGATCAAGTATTGTTGTGCGTTTTCACCGCAATCCCCTTTTGCGTTAATTAGGAAATTTTATGCTTCCATTGCGAAAACACACTTAGCCAGGTTGAAGCGCATTTGGTGTTGGCGAAGGCAAGCGAAGACTTTTCGtatattcaaaatcaatttttgtATTGACTTGGTCTTGATCAGCATGTTGTCTATGTAAACTTCCATATTTCATCTATCTACTCCTTGAATACTTTGGCCTTTAGTCATTAGAACATCGGGCTTGCAGTTTTCAAATTGAAAGAAATTAGTAGAATTATTATACAACAAAAGGTATGTTCGGGAGTAATGAAAGTCATTTTTTCCTTTTCAAGGCAATGCATTGTGTTTTAGTTATATGCTAAAGGCTAATTCTATATTGTCTATGAATTGGTACCTAAATTTTACCTAACTTACCTTTTGTAAtaagttttgattttttaaaaattatttatttttatatcttttaaattaaatattaatttttaacctTTTTTAGTAAGTAGGCATCACCTTTTAGGCACCATAGCATTCACCTATTCTAAATATGCATCTATAACGATTGGAAAATGGAACCTAGCTGCTAAGTCTATAAGATTATAAGGCTGCGTTTGGTTTTGAGAACATGACAAGACAAGACACTAAAAACAAGACACAAATGACAGAAACACAAAAATTAGTATTCTTGTAATTTGTTTAGTGATAAACtagaataaattataaaagtcaaatttattctcattttttttcattcaaaaaatttggaagaaaaatataattatgaaaaactaATAaggataatgaaagaaaaaataaaaaataagttgagtTTCTTGTTAGTGTCTCTACGTCCTTCCTGTTagaatggacacaaaatacattaatttagtgTCTCTAAACACAATGTGTTTATCCATATCTCATTTGCCAAATACGATTTTGTGTCTCAGTGTCCCATGCCTGTAAACAAACACAGCTTAAATGTTAGGTAAGGAAAATGAGTTTTTAGGGCGTACTTTATTTAAGTCAATATAATTAACACATATGTGCCACTTATCGTTTGCTTTTTAATTATTACTACATCAGACAACCAAATTGACTAGTTGAGCTCCTTTACGAACCCGCCATCCAACAATCTTTAGACTTGTCTTTTACTTAAATGGCTTTATTAGCACACATCTTCCGTCGCTTCTGATACCAATTTTGTCAAGGAATCTACTACTAATCGGTCTGACACAAAATTAAGATTAATATCCAACATATCAAAAGGTACTTCGACaaaattttggtgaaattttCAAAATACTTTCAATTTGGACCTTTTCCAACTTACGCTTGGGTTTAAGCTGCTGATCATCTTTAATCTAGGGATCAAAGTCCATTAAAAACACTCTATTAACCTCTGTAGCCTTTTTGCGTTATTTTAAGCGCTTGTGTTGATGTACGTCCTTGTGGCTACTTGATCTCCCAAAATTGTACCTATGGTCTTCTCATTGGCCAAGAACTTCCTAATGAAAAATTTGATGCTAATAAAGGCTGGGATGTCATTCAACATCATCCTGCTAAAAAGGCAAGATGACGTTGTATGCAGTTGAATATTTAAGGACCGTAAAACTTAGCTAATAAGCTTGGATGACTTTGGAATGTGACTCATTCTAAAAGAAACCATCAAGTCGACAACCCCATCTAGTTTAA is from Arachis ipaensis cultivar K30076 chromosome B01, Araip1.1, whole genome shotgun sequence and encodes:
- the LOC107646515 gene encoding uncharacterized protein LOC107646515; protein product: MVAMMGRGVGGLGSGNRVAVAAGRTDNGRTVKKRECVLDNKFIVSYNPELLLKFRCHINVEYTCQTSSIKYLFKYVHKDNDRVTATLYNAGDLSEATQVVDERAISHKSMFLGWMTANMSYPYTRSLTYAEFPTKFAWKDDSSKWFPRKKGFAIGRLMYQQEASSWASGSYVRRLFVILLTSNNISRPEHVWDRCWHELSDDILYRQRAVMNMRELTMSDDEIKQLCLMDIDKILHSYGKTLKDYPPMPLATEVDSSLLIEMGDFFFVYGHGGTGKTFLCNLMSAEIRSRGDIVLNVAPSGIASLLLPNRRTAHSRFKIPLNITEDSVCNIKPGSPQAMLLLKAKLIIWDEAPMVSRYCYEVPDKCLGDIMRCSPTYSKDLPFGGKVVILGGDFRQILPVILRGSRQDIVHSTVNSSYLWKFCQVLKLTKNMRLSVGTTASDQDETEQFGECGLCNGTRLQVRKFGNHVIECEVLMGNNVGHIALIPRMNMVPTNETVSVRFQ